From Pseudobdellovibrio exovorus JSS, a single genomic window includes:
- a CDS encoding Hpt domain-containing protein has product MSEQAGYRMGDSKQNFSIEEVSNVLGRHEGFDRESFFNLYEDTGEETVMRIMAHFNQNLIEASRNIKAALVNEHGNESENVENIWKWAHKIAGSAALLGFKSYGDESRELSKKIRDQQSFADCKKQVEDYLKKTKALSQNIEEAMPSLKTYL; this is encoded by the coding sequence ATGTCAGAGCAGGCGGGATACAGAATGGGTGACTCAAAACAGAATTTTTCGATAGAAGAAGTATCTAATGTTTTAGGTCGGCATGAAGGCTTTGATCGAGAAAGCTTTTTTAATTTGTATGAAGACACGGGCGAGGAAACGGTGATGCGAATCATGGCCCATTTTAACCAGAACCTAATCGAAGCCAGTCGGAATATTAAAGCAGCCTTAGTCAATGAACATGGAAATGAGAGCGAAAATGTTGAGAATATCTGGAAGTGGGCTCATAAGATAGCGGGATCGGCCGCTTTATTGGGATTCAAAAGTTATGGGGATGAGTCTCGTGAACTTAGCAAGAAAATACGTGATCAGCAGAGCTTTGCCGACTGTAAAAAACAAGTGGAAGACTACCTCAAGAAGACGAAGGCATTAAGTCAAAATATTGAAGAAGCTATGCCTTCTTTGAAGACTTATCTTTAA